From the genome of Mycobacterium dioxanotrophicus, one region includes:
- a CDS encoding hemolysin family protein, producing MGDVFGVLLTLVLLAANAFFVASEFALISARRDRLQALAEQGKRSAVTVIRAGENLSLMLAGSQLGITICSILLGRVGEPAVAHLLSKPFELVGVSDAVLHTVSFVVSLAIVVTLHVLLGEMVPKNIAIAGPESAAMLLIPTYLVYIRAARPFIAFYNWCANATLRLFRVETRDELESAVSTVELSEMIAESLSEGLLDAEEHLRLTRALQTRTRKVADVAMPLSEMHAIRVAAPGSGPTVGDVERALAETGYSRFPVADSFGEFIGYLHIKDVLPEVDDPEAVLDVSMVRPLPQVPASLPVPDALSRLRRSNSHLALVTDDTAGGAVTAMVALEDLVEDLVGTVRDGTHRV from the coding sequence ATGGGTGACGTCTTCGGGGTGCTGCTCACGCTTGTGCTGCTGGCGGCCAACGCGTTCTTCGTGGCTTCGGAGTTCGCGCTCATCTCGGCGCGCCGCGACCGGCTGCAGGCGTTGGCCGAGCAAGGCAAACGCAGTGCGGTGACCGTGATCCGCGCGGGCGAGAACCTGTCGCTCATGCTCGCGGGATCGCAGTTGGGCATCACGATCTGTTCGATCCTGCTGGGCCGCGTGGGTGAGCCTGCGGTGGCCCATCTGCTGTCGAAACCGTTCGAGCTCGTCGGGGTGTCCGACGCGGTACTGCACACGGTGTCGTTCGTGGTGTCGCTGGCGATCGTGGTGACGCTGCACGTGCTGCTCGGCGAGATGGTGCCGAAGAACATCGCGATCGCCGGCCCGGAGTCGGCGGCCATGCTGCTGATCCCGACGTATCTGGTCTACATCCGCGCGGCCCGGCCGTTCATCGCGTTCTACAACTGGTGCGCCAACGCCACACTGCGGCTGTTCCGGGTCGAGACCCGCGACGAGCTCGAGTCGGCGGTCTCGACCGTCGAGCTCTCGGAGATGATCGCCGAATCCCTCTCGGAGGGCCTGCTCGACGCCGAGGAGCACCTGCGGCTGACCCGGGCATTGCAGACCCGGACCCGCAAGGTCGCCGATGTCGCGATGCCGCTGTCGGAGATGCATGCGATCCGCGTCGCCGCCCCCGGCTCGGGTCCGACAGTCGGCGACGTCGAGCGGGCCCTCGCCGAAACCGGTTACTCCCGCTTCCCGGTGGCCGATTCGTTCGGCGAGTTCATCGGGTACCTGCACATCAAGGACGTGCTGCCGGAGGTCGACGATCCCGAGGCCGTCCTCGACGTGTCGATGGTGCGGCCCCTGCCGCAGGTGCCCGCGTCGCTTCCGGTGCCCGACGCGTTGTCGCGGCTGCGGCGCAGCAACAGCCACCTGGCACTGGTTACCGATGACACGGCCGGCGGCGCCGTCACCGCGATGGTGGCGCTGGAGGATCTGGTCGAGGACCTGGTCGGCACCGTGCGCGACGGAACCCATCGTGTCTGA
- a CDS encoding hemolysin family protein → MSSDLVFSLLSILAIVLLTAGTAIFVAAEFALTALERSTVEANARTGDRRDQMVRRAHRTLSFQLSGAQVGISITTLATGYLAEPVVGRLIRPGLDALGIPANISGGLSLFFAVVIATSLSMVFGELVPKNLAVARPVPTARAAAPFQLLFSTLFTPVIRMTNGTANWILRRLDIEPAEELRSARSGQELASLVRNSARSGSLDPTTALLVDRSLQFGERTAEELMTPRSKIEALEAHETVTDLLEVAIRTGYSRFPIVEGDLDETIGVVHVKQIFTVPLEERARTRLAALALPVARVPSALDGDAVMAQIRANGLQTALVVDEYGGTAGMVTVEDLIEEIVGDVRDEHDDATPDVVPAGRGWQVSGLLRIDEVATETGFRAPEGEYETIGGLVLQELGHIPETGEAVELTAFDPDQPSDEPARWLATVVRMDGRRIDLLELTELGPRSTQGDDSHG, encoded by the coding sequence ATGAGCTCCGACCTGGTCTTCTCGCTGCTCTCGATCCTGGCGATCGTTCTGCTCACCGCCGGTACCGCGATCTTCGTCGCGGCCGAGTTCGCGCTCACGGCCCTGGAACGCAGCACTGTCGAAGCCAACGCCCGCACCGGTGACCGCCGCGACCAGATGGTCCGGCGCGCCCATCGGACCCTGTCCTTCCAGCTCTCCGGTGCTCAGGTTGGCATCTCGATCACCACGCTGGCCACCGGTTATCTGGCCGAACCCGTCGTCGGCCGACTGATCCGGCCGGGTCTGGACGCGCTGGGCATCCCCGCCAACATCTCGGGTGGCCTCTCGCTGTTCTTCGCCGTGGTGATCGCCACGTCGCTGTCGATGGTCTTCGGCGAGCTGGTGCCCAAGAACCTGGCGGTGGCCCGCCCGGTCCCGACGGCCCGCGCCGCGGCCCCGTTCCAGCTGCTGTTCTCGACGTTGTTCACCCCGGTCATCCGGATGACCAACGGCACCGCGAACTGGATCCTGCGCCGGCTGGACATCGAGCCTGCCGAGGAACTGCGCTCGGCCCGCTCGGGCCAGGAACTGGCGTCGCTGGTGCGCAATTCGGCGCGCAGCGGCTCGCTGGATCCGACGACAGCGCTGCTCGTGGATCGGTCACTGCAGTTCGGCGAACGCACCGCCGAGGAGCTCATGACCCCGCGGTCGAAGATCGAGGCGCTCGAAGCCCACGAGACCGTCACCGACCTGCTGGAGGTGGCGATCAGGACCGGCTACTCCCGGTTCCCCATCGTCGAGGGTGACCTCGACGAGACCATCGGCGTGGTGCACGTCAAACAGATCTTCACCGTCCCGCTCGAAGAACGCGCCCGCACCCGGCTGGCCGCGCTGGCGCTGCCCGTCGCAAGGGTGCCGTCCGCGCTCGACGGCGATGCGGTGATGGCCCAGATCCGGGCCAACGGGCTGCAGACCGCCCTGGTGGTCGACGAGTACGGCGGCACCGCGGGCATGGTGACGGTCGAGGACCTGATCGAGGAGATCGTCGGAGACGTGCGCGACGAACACGACGACGCCACCCCGGACGTGGTGCCGGCCGGCCGCGGTTGGCAGGTCTCGGGTCTGCTGCGCATCGACGAGGTCGCGACCGAGACCGGCTTCCGCGCCCCGGAGGGCGAATACGAGACGATCGGTGGGCTGGTGCTGCAGGAACTCGGCCACATCCCAGAGACCGGTGAGGCCGTCGAGCTGACGGCATTCGATCCGGACCAGCCGAGCGACGAACCCGCCCGCTGGCTGGCCACCGTGGTCCGGATGGACGGGCGGCGCATCGACCTGCTCGAGCTGACCGAACTCGGCCCGCGCTCCACACAGGGGGACGACAGCCATGGGTGA
- a CDS encoding GuaB1 family IMP dehydrogenase-related protein: protein MRFLDGHTPPYDLTYNDVFIVPGRSDVASRFDVDLSTVDGSGTTIPVVVANMTAVAGRRMAETIARRGGIVVLPQDLPITAVADTVQFVKSRDLVADTPVVLGPEDSVSDAMALIHKRAHGAAVVTFEGRPIGLVTEASCTGVDRFARVRDVGLSDFVTAPVGTEPRQVFDLLEHAPVGVAVLTAPDGTLAGVLTRTGTIRAGIYAPAVDASGRLRVAAAVGINGDVAGKARALVEAGADLLVIDTAHGHQHKMLDAIKAVASLDLGVPLAAGNVVSAEGTRDLIEAGATIVKVGVGPGAMCTTRMMTGVGRPQFSAVVECATAAKQLGAHVWADGGVRHPRDVALALAAGASNVMIGSWFAGTYESPGDLLRDRDDRPYKESYGMASKRAVAARTAADSPFDRARKALFEEGISTSRMALDAARGGVEDLLDHITSGVRSTCTYVGAATLPELHEKVVLGVQSAAGFAEGHPLPSGW, encoded by the coding sequence GTGAGGTTTTTGGACGGACACACCCCGCCGTACGACCTGACCTACAACGATGTCTTCATCGTTCCCGGCCGGTCGGACGTCGCATCCCGCTTCGATGTCGACCTGTCCACGGTCGACGGCTCGGGGACGACCATTCCGGTGGTCGTGGCGAACATGACGGCCGTGGCAGGCCGTCGGATGGCCGAGACCATCGCGCGCCGGGGCGGCATCGTGGTGCTCCCCCAGGACCTGCCGATCACCGCGGTGGCCGACACCGTCCAGTTCGTCAAGAGCCGCGACCTGGTGGCGGACACCCCGGTGGTGCTCGGCCCGGAAGACTCCGTGTCCGACGCCATGGCCCTGATTCACAAGCGGGCTCACGGCGCGGCGGTGGTGACGTTCGAGGGCCGGCCGATCGGATTGGTCACCGAGGCCAGCTGCACCGGGGTCGACAGGTTCGCCCGGGTCCGTGACGTCGGCTTGTCCGACTTCGTGACGGCGCCGGTCGGCACCGAACCACGCCAGGTGTTCGACCTGCTCGAGCATGCGCCGGTGGGTGTCGCGGTGCTCACCGCGCCGGACGGCACCCTGGCCGGCGTGTTGACCCGGACCGGCACGATCCGGGCCGGGATCTACGCCCCCGCGGTCGACGCTTCCGGACGGCTGCGGGTGGCCGCGGCCGTCGGCATCAACGGTGATGTCGCGGGCAAGGCCCGCGCCCTGGTCGAGGCAGGCGCCGACCTGCTCGTCATCGACACCGCACACGGACACCAGCACAAGATGCTCGACGCCATCAAGGCGGTCGCCTCGTTGGATCTCGGGGTACCGCTGGCGGCGGGCAACGTGGTCTCCGCCGAGGGCACGCGCGACCTGATCGAGGCCGGCGCGACGATCGTCAAGGTCGGGGTGGGCCCCGGTGCCATGTGCACCACCAGGATGATGACCGGCGTGGGCCGGCCGCAGTTCTCCGCTGTGGTCGAATGTGCCACCGCGGCAAAGCAACTCGGTGCGCACGTATGGGCCGACGGCGGCGTGCGTCATCCGCGGGACGTGGCGCTGGCGCTGGCCGCGGGCGCGTCGAACGTGATGATCGGCTCATGGTTCGCCGGCACCTACGAATCCCCCGGGGACCTGCTGCGCGACCGCGACGACCGGCCGTACAAGGAGAGCTACGGCATGGCCTCCAAACGCGCCGTGGCAGCCCGCACCGCAGCCGACAGCCCGTTCGACCGCGCCCGCAAGGCACTGTTCGAGGAAGGCATCTCGACCTCCCGGATGGCGTTGGATGCCGCGCGCGGTGGTGTTGAAGACCTCCTCGACCACATCACCTCGGGCGTACGCAGCACCTGCACCTACGTGGGTGCCGCCACCCTGCCCGAGCTGCACGAGAAGGTGGTGCTCGGGGTCCAGTCGGCGGCTGGTTTCGCCGAGGGACATCCCCTGCCCAGCGGTTGGTGA
- a CDS encoding M56 family metallopeptidase, with amino-acid sequence MSALAFTLVALALVGPVPAMLARASWPLRAPRAAIVLWQSIALAAVLSAFSAGIAIASRLFVPGPDGRPTATITGEIAALSLPLWLTYVVVFTVTLFIGARLCLAVVQVAIATRRRRAHHRMMVDLLGKSRDGLPPHLCTPAGINVPLARGGLRILDVAQPLAYCLPGVRSRVVVSEGTLTTLSDSEIAAIITHERAHLRARHDLVLEMFTAVHAAFPRFVRSASALDAVRLLIELLADDAAVRTAGPTPLARALVACASGRTPSGAMAAGGPTTVIRVRRLGGKPNSVPLAVTAYLAAVAVLVVPTVAVAVPWLTELRRLFSGWSG; translated from the coding sequence GTGTCCGCGCTGGCCTTCACTCTCGTAGCGCTGGCCCTGGTGGGGCCGGTGCCCGCGATGTTGGCACGTGCTTCCTGGCCCCTGCGGGCACCCCGCGCGGCGATCGTGTTGTGGCAGTCGATCGCGCTGGCCGCCGTGCTGTCGGCATTCTCGGCCGGAATCGCCATCGCCAGCAGGCTCTTCGTACCCGGCCCGGACGGCCGCCCGACGGCCACCATCACCGGCGAGATCGCCGCACTGAGCTTGCCACTCTGGCTGACCTACGTGGTGGTGTTCACGGTCACGCTGTTCATCGGCGCGCGGCTGTGCCTGGCCGTCGTACAGGTGGCCATCGCCACCCGGCGCAGGCGCGCACATCACCGCATGATGGTCGATCTGCTCGGTAAGTCCCGCGACGGGCTGCCGCCGCATCTCTGTACCCCCGCGGGAATCAACGTCCCGCTCGCACGCGGTGGCCTACGGATCCTCGACGTGGCCCAACCGCTTGCCTACTGTCTGCCCGGCGTCCGGAGCCGCGTCGTGGTCAGCGAAGGCACCCTGACCACCTTGTCCGACAGTGAGATCGCCGCGATCATCACGCATGAACGAGCACATCTGCGGGCCCGCCACGATCTGGTGCTCGAGATGTTCACCGCGGTGCACGCCGCATTTCCCCGGTTCGTCCGTAGCGCCAGCGCACTCGACGCGGTCCGGCTGCTGATCGAACTACTGGCCGACGACGCCGCGGTGCGGACCGCCGGGCCGACGCCCCTGGCACGCGCCCTGGTCGCCTGCGCCTCAGGCCGCACCCCGTCGGGGGCCATGGCCGCAGGCGGTCCCACGACAGTGATCCGCGTGCGGCGGCTCGGCGGAAAGCCCAACAGTGTCCCGCTCGCAGTGACCGCCTATCTGGCCGCGGTCGCCGTCCTCGTCGTTCCCACGGTCGCAGTGGCCGTCCCCTGGTTGACCGAGCTGCGCCGCCTGTTCAGCGGTTGGTCCGGTTAG